Proteins from one Amycolatopsis benzoatilytica AK 16/65 genomic window:
- a CDS encoding MDR family MFS transporter, translated as MSLSTADSPATASPPMTHRQVLQAMSGLMMGIFVAILASTVVANALPRIVSELGGSQSSYTWVVTTELLAMTATVPLWGKLSDLYNKKLLIQLSLGLFVVGSLVAGLAQNIDILILSRIAQGVGGGGLTALAQVIMAAIVSPRELGKFSGVFGAVFAVGTVAGPLIGGVLVDTSWLGWRWCFFLGVPFALAAILLLQRTLDLPTQRREVQVDYLGAFLIMLGVSTLLVWSSLAGSTFAWASWQTAALVPAGVLVLVLAVWVESKVPEPVVPLGLFRNRTVSLATVASFLVGVAMFGGTVFLSQYFQLSLGKSPTVAGLLSLPMIFGLLVSSTVSGQLISRTGKWKPFLLLGSVLMAAGLGLLGLIDAHTSVLELSLFMLVLGVGVGMLNQNLVLVAQNDVPAQDLGAATSTLSFFRSLGGSIGVSALGAVLASRVGTLISDGLGPAAAAASGNGGKVPDLSLLPAPVVTVIREAYGVATSDLFLICAPIALLVTVAVAFLRHLPLKTQSGLERLADEAA; from the coding sequence ATGTCTTTGTCGACCGCGGATTCCCCGGCGACCGCCTCCCCGCCGATGACCCACCGGCAGGTACTGCAGGCGATGTCCGGCCTGATGATGGGCATCTTCGTCGCGATCCTGGCGTCCACTGTGGTCGCGAACGCGCTGCCGCGGATCGTTTCCGAACTGGGCGGCAGCCAGTCGTCCTACACCTGGGTGGTCACCACCGAACTGCTCGCGATGACCGCGACCGTGCCGCTCTGGGGCAAGCTTTCCGACCTGTACAACAAGAAACTGCTGATCCAGCTGTCGCTCGGGCTGTTCGTGGTCGGCTCGCTGGTGGCCGGGCTCGCGCAGAACATCGACATCCTCATCCTCAGCCGGATCGCCCAGGGCGTCGGCGGCGGCGGGCTGACCGCGCTCGCTCAGGTGATCATGGCGGCCATCGTGTCGCCGCGCGAACTCGGCAAGTTCTCCGGCGTCTTCGGCGCGGTCTTCGCGGTCGGCACGGTGGCCGGGCCGCTGATCGGCGGCGTGCTGGTGGACACCTCCTGGCTCGGCTGGCGCTGGTGTTTCTTCCTCGGCGTGCCGTTCGCGCTGGCGGCGATCCTGCTGCTGCAGCGCACGCTGGACCTGCCGACGCAGCGCCGCGAGGTGCAGGTGGACTACCTCGGCGCGTTCCTGATCATGCTCGGCGTGTCGACGCTGCTGGTGTGGTCGTCGCTGGCCGGATCGACGTTCGCCTGGGCCTCCTGGCAGACCGCGGCGCTGGTGCCGGCGGGCGTGCTGGTGCTGGTGCTCGCGGTGTGGGTGGAGTCGAAGGTGCCCGAACCGGTCGTGCCGCTCGGGCTGTTCCGCAACCGCACGGTCTCGCTGGCGACCGTCGCGAGCTTCCTGGTCGGCGTCGCGATGTTCGGCGGCACGGTGTTCCTGTCGCAGTACTTCCAGCTGTCGCTGGGCAAATCGCCGACGGTGGCCGGGCTGCTGAGCCTGCCGATGATCTTCGGCCTGCTGGTGTCGTCCACCGTGTCCGGCCAGCTGATCAGCCGTACCGGCAAGTGGAAGCCGTTCCTGCTGCTCGGCTCGGTGCTGATGGCCGCCGGGCTCGGCCTGCTCGGGCTGATCGACGCGCACACCTCGGTGCTGGAGCTGAGCCTGTTCATGCTGGTGCTCGGCGTTGGCGTGGGGATGCTCAACCAGAACCTGGTGCTGGTGGCGCAGAATGACGTTCCGGCGCAGGATCTCGGCGCGGCGACGTCGACGCTGTCCTTCTTCCGCAGCCTGGGCGGCTCGATCGGGGTCAGCGCGCTCGGCGCGGTGCTGGCCAGCCGGGTCGGCACGCTGATCTCCGACGGGCTCGGCCCGGCCGCGGCCGCCGCCTCGGGCAACGGCGGGAAGGTGCCGGATCTGTCGCTGCTGCCCGCGCCGGTGGTGACGGTGATCCGCGAGGCGTACGGCGTCGCGACAAGCGACCTGTTCCTGATCTGCGCTCCGATCGCCCTGCTGGTCACGGTCGCGGTGGCGTTCCTGAGGCACCTGCCGCTGAAGACGCAGAGCGGTCTGGAACGACTGGCGGACGAGGCCGCCTGA